In Microvenator marinus, one genomic interval encodes:
- a CDS encoding RIO1 family regulatory kinase/ATPase has protein sequence MKMPKRLEPLVSEGIIQEVIRPLKSGKEAQIFLVVAGGEERVAKVYKEQAHRSFSQRADYTEGRKVRNSRDKRAMEKRTNYGRAQEEEQWLEVEAKTIYILKDAGVRVPAPYIFMDGVLVMEYVRDDFGNPAPRLAETHLGVEEKKRVFRDLLTQTARMLSVNIVHGDLSIYNVLYDGKNPIIIDFPQAIDSTANSNAKRIFIRDVQSLASHFLRDSNQARKFKFGEEIWKMYQRGELSHDMDFDDLMNRAYGPEEEESIVDEPVLPLGRRAVVMTPSAPARNTQRPRHDAPKSGTPRKDNRNKPRRGPGNRKK, from the coding sequence ATGAAGATGCCCAAACGGCTAGAGCCGTTGGTCTCAGAGGGAATCATCCAAGAGGTGATCAGACCCCTCAAGAGTGGCAAAGAAGCTCAAATTTTTCTCGTCGTTGCCGGCGGTGAAGAACGAGTTGCCAAAGTTTATAAGGAACAAGCTCATCGCAGTTTTAGCCAGCGTGCCGACTATACCGAGGGACGTAAGGTCCGAAACTCGCGTGATAAGCGTGCGATGGAGAAACGCACCAACTACGGCCGCGCTCAGGAAGAAGAGCAGTGGCTGGAAGTTGAGGCGAAGACTATCTACATCCTTAAAGATGCCGGGGTACGGGTGCCCGCGCCCTATATCTTCATGGACGGCGTGCTCGTCATGGAGTACGTGCGCGACGATTTCGGCAACCCCGCGCCGCGCCTTGCCGAGACTCATTTAGGGGTGGAGGAGAAGAAGCGCGTCTTTAGAGACCTCCTGACTCAGACCGCGCGTATGCTTTCGGTCAATATCGTGCACGGTGACCTCTCGATCTACAACGTGCTCTACGACGGCAAGAATCCGATCATCATCGACTTCCCCCAGGCCATCGACAGCACCGCAAACTCGAACGCAAAGAGGATTTTCATCCGTGATGTGCAAAGCCTCGCGTCGCACTTCTTGCGCGACTCGAATCAAGCTCGAAAGTTCAAGTTCGGCGAAGAAATCTGGAAGATGTATCAGCGAGGCGAACTCTCGCATGATATGGATTTCGACGATTTGATGAATCGAGCCTACGGTCCGGAAGAAGAGGAGTCGATTGTTGATGAGCCTGTACTGCCTCTGGGCCGTCGGGCAGTTGTGATGACCCCTTCAGCCCCCGCGCGCAACACTCAACGCCCGCGTCATGACGCCCCGAAATCCGGTACTCCGAGGAAGGACAATCGGAATAAGCCGCGGCGAGGACCAGGTAATCGCAAGAAATAG
- a CDS encoding GNAT family N-acetyltransferase — MVTIKRLRGQEILPYIPDAARLRIEVFSEFPYLYDGDLDYEKSYLASYAESERSVFVVVLDEKSVVGISTGLPLMDAEDAFQDAFGASDIDPKDVFYFGESVLKKPFRGHGMGTRFFEEREKYARELQEFKWTAFCAVERPVDHPDRPENYQPLDAFWGRRGYLKHPEIHTTFEWKEHNEARASAKPMVFWVRPIR, encoded by the coding sequence ATGGTCACCATAAAGCGCCTCCGCGGCCAAGAGATTTTACCCTACATACCAGATGCTGCACGGCTTCGCATCGAGGTCTTCAGCGAATTCCCTTATCTCTACGATGGTGACCTCGACTACGAGAAGTCCTATTTGGCGTCCTACGCTGAGTCGGAACGTAGCGTGTTTGTCGTGGTGCTCGACGAGAAATCGGTGGTGGGTATCTCAACAGGGCTGCCGCTTATGGACGCCGAAGACGCCTTCCAAGACGCGTTTGGTGCAAGTGATATCGATCCAAAAGACGTGTTCTATTTTGGGGAGTCGGTTCTGAAGAAGCCGTTTAGAGGGCACGGAATGGGGACGCGGTTTTTTGAAGAGCGCGAGAAATACGCCCGCGAGCTCCAAGAGTTTAAGTGGACCGCATTCTGTGCTGTAGAGCGCCCCGTCGACCACCCCGACCGGCCAGAAAACTACCAGCCCCTGGATGCGTTTTGGGGGCGCCGAGGTTATCTCAAACACCCCGAAATCCATACGACTTTCGAATGGAAGGAACACAACGAAGCAAGAGCGTCTGCGAAGCCTATGGTGTTCTGGGTTCGGCCGATTCGATGA
- a CDS encoding exonuclease, whose protein sequence is MSLFVVDVEADGPCPGLFSMVCFGAVKVSPELQTTFYGQTRPITDDYKPDALKISGFSREEHLEFPDPAETMEAFAKWVEAESKGRPIFMSDNPAFDWQFINYYFHKYLGHNPFGYSARRIGDLYCGLQKDFFAGWKHLRKTTHDHHPVNDAKGNAEALLALVDMGLKLPS, encoded by the coding sequence ATGTCGCTTTTTGTCGTGGATGTTGAGGCCGATGGACCTTGTCCTGGCTTGTTTTCGATGGTGTGTTTTGGAGCCGTTAAGGTCTCTCCTGAGCTCCAGACCACTTTTTATGGGCAAACACGACCGATCACGGACGACTACAAGCCGGACGCGTTGAAAATCAGCGGTTTTTCGCGCGAGGAACATCTGGAGTTTCCCGATCCCGCCGAGACCATGGAAGCCTTCGCAAAATGGGTGGAAGCTGAGTCCAAGGGGCGTCCCATCTTCATGTCAGACAATCCGGCGTTTGATTGGCAGTTCATCAACTACTACTTCCATAAGTATCTGGGGCATAATCCCTTTGGTTATTCAGCTCGGCGTATCGGCGACCTCTATTGCGGGCTGCAAAAGGACTTCTTTGCCGGTTGGAAACATCTGCGAAAGACCACTCACGACCACCACCCGGTCAACGATGCAAAAGGCAACGCGGAGGCCTTGCTCGCGCTTGTGGATATGGGGCTTAAGCTACCGAGTTGA
- a CDS encoding metallophosphoesterase family protein, with product MEGTQRSKSVCEAYGVLGSADSMKIALISDIHLAPGGLNRCGVPIAQIGEVLDELERTHDRLVVGGDLYDLSRPALLGAWRAHRELMLREFGEVLERLEAYEAVFGNHDFARRELGSKEVLSFKGRVLATLLHGHQFDGGIKRIPGLAASANWVSGWAARLGVDELGRALGAVPVLLESQRNLDANLRGLLAYNRVSPAQILITGHTHLLRACRIEGVVLVNSGCWEREPQWVSLDLDAGTVELNRMVNGRVIGNRVNAGPR from the coding sequence ATGGAAGGAACACAACGAAGCAAGAGCGTCTGCGAAGCCTATGGTGTTCTGGGTTCGGCCGATTCGATGAAGATTGCTCTCATTTCCGACATACATCTTGCCCCCGGGGGTTTGAACCGATGTGGCGTCCCGATTGCGCAAATTGGGGAGGTTTTGGATGAACTGGAGAGGACACACGATCGTCTTGTCGTGGGCGGAGACCTCTACGATCTAAGCCGACCGGCACTTCTTGGCGCATGGCGGGCACACCGTGAGCTGATGCTTCGGGAGTTCGGAGAGGTGTTGGAGCGGCTCGAGGCCTATGAAGCGGTGTTCGGAAACCATGATTTTGCGCGCCGAGAACTGGGTTCGAAGGAAGTCCTGAGTTTTAAGGGACGTGTGCTCGCGACGCTTCTACACGGACACCAGTTCGACGGCGGAATCAAGCGCATCCCTGGGCTCGCCGCGAGCGCAAACTGGGTGTCTGGTTGGGCGGCACGCCTCGGAGTGGATGAGCTTGGTCGCGCGCTCGGTGCGGTACCTGTCCTCTTGGAGTCGCAACGCAATCTGGACGCAAATCTTCGCGGGCTACTGGCCTACAATCGTGTTTCCCCCGCCCAAATCCTGATTACGGGCCACACCCATCTCTTGAGGGCGTGTCGTATTGAAGGTGTGGTGCTGGTCAATAGCGGTTGTTGGGAACGTGAGCCGCAATGGGTCAGTCTCGACCTCGATGCGGGGACTGTAGAGCTCAATCGAATGGTGAATGGTCGCGTGATCGGGAACCGTGTCAACGCGGGCCCTCGTTGA